The Citrifermentans bemidjiense Bem genome window below encodes:
- a CDS encoding NADPH-dependent F420 reductase, with translation MRIQKVGIVGSGNIGGNLGILLAKAGCEVFFSSRHPENLQDMVEAAGPTARAGKVGEAIAFGDVVILSVPLKAYRELDDETRLALKGKIVIDTSNPYPERDGAMAVEARQDPGGMGSVVARLLPGARIVRAFNSVYFEDLKKTVNKNGETIGIPIASDDQEALDAAVELAQRAGLEPVVVGGLHSSKLFDVGTPVYASSASAREIRQKLRIE, from the coding sequence ATGAGAATTCAAAAAGTAGGTATCGTCGGATCTGGAAACATTGGCGGCAACCTGGGTATTTTGCTTGCCAAGGCTGGGTGCGAAGTTTTCTTCAGTTCGAGGCATCCGGAGAATCTGCAGGATATGGTAGAAGCTGCCGGGCCGACAGCGCGAGCCGGGAAGGTGGGCGAAGCAATCGCATTTGGAGACGTGGTCATCCTTTCCGTGCCGCTGAAGGCATATCGGGAATTGGATGACGAAACGAGGCTGGCGCTGAAAGGAAAGATCGTCATAGACACGTCGAACCCATATCCCGAGAGGGACGGGGCAATGGCGGTTGAGGCAAGGCAAGATCCCGGTGGCATGGGGAGTGTCGTGGCGCGTCTTCTCCCTGGAGCGAGAATCGTGCGGGCCTTCAATTCGGTGTACTTCGAGGATCTGAAGAAGACCGTGAATAAAAATGGGGAGACGATCGGCATCCCGATAGCAAGTGACGATCAGGAAGCGCTCGATGCCGCAGTTGAATTGGCTCAGAGAGCGGGCCTGGAGCCAGTCGTCGTCGGAGGTTTACACAGTTCCAAGCTTTTTGACGTTGGGACCCCCGTATATGCGTCCAGCGCCTCTGCACGGGAGATCAGACAGAAACTGAGAATAGAGTAG
- the ygiD gene encoding 4,5-DOPA-extradiol-dioxygenase: MPELMPAIFFGHGNPMNAISTNSYTESWRRIGAQIAKPKAIIAISAHWYVPETSVTISSMPKTIHDFGGFPPELYRVQYPAPGDPQLARRVQQLLAPLPVNLDDTWGLDHGTWSVLVHVYPKADIPVVQLSINETEPASFHYELGKKLAPLRDEGILIVGSGNLVHNLHTYAWGRHMPDPYVWAVNFELEARQMMLAGDFEPLVRYEKLGPEAKLSIPTPDHYLPLLYVLATRQQGESITFPVEGIDGGSISMLSVCVGG; this comes from the coding sequence AGCTGGCGGCGTATCGGAGCGCAAATAGCGAAGCCGAAAGCCATAATTGCGATCTCGGCACACTGGTATGTGCCCGAAACCAGCGTAACGATCAGCAGCATGCCTAAGACCATCCACGACTTCGGTGGCTTCCCGCCTGAGTTGTACCGGGTGCAGTATCCCGCGCCTGGGGACCCTCAGCTTGCCCGTCGCGTCCAGCAACTGCTCGCGCCCTTGCCTGTCAACCTTGACGACACCTGGGGACTCGACCACGGAACCTGGTCGGTGCTCGTTCATGTCTATCCGAAAGCCGATATTCCTGTCGTGCAATTGAGCATCAATGAAACCGAGCCCGCTTCCTTCCACTACGAACTCGGCAAAAAACTCGCGCCGCTGCGGGACGAGGGCATCCTCATCGTCGGCAGCGGAAACCTCGTCCACAATCTGCACACCTACGCCTGGGGCCGACACATGCCTGACCCTTATGTTTGGGCGGTGAATTTCGAGCTGGAGGCAAGACAGATGATGCTTGCGGGCGATTTCGAGCCGCTCGTCCGCTATGAAAAGCTCGGCCCGGAGGCAAAGCTATCCATTCCGACGCCGGACCACTACCTGCCGCTGCTTTACGTGCTCGCGACCCGGCAACAGGGCGAAAGCATCACCTTCCCGGTCGAAGGCATCGACGGCGGATCTATCTCAATGCTGTCAGTTTGTGTAGGTGGATAA